In Caproiciproducens sp. NJN-50, the following are encoded in one genomic region:
- a CDS encoding type III pantothenate kinase, with the protein MILVLDIGNTNITLGVYEGDKLLFVSRMATDRMRMEDQYAIELREILDIHGVSFRQIEGTAISSVVPSVDLSLKRAILRLTGAEPVSVGPEMKTGIRIGISSEVVGADLIVGCVAAAELFHGPCIIIDMGTATTFVVLDENRVMLGGAIAPGVGISLDALTNRTAQLPSISLEAPAHFIGSSTTECMRSGLINGTACMIDGMCAHMEKELGKKCQAVATGGLSKEIIEQCEREIVYSDTLLLEGLRIIYEKNKP; encoded by the coding sequence ATGATTTTGGTTCTGGATATCGGCAACACCAACATCACTTTGGGCGTTTACGAAGGAGACAAGCTGCTTTTTGTCTCCCGCATGGCGACGGACCGTATGAGAATGGAAGATCAGTACGCCATCGAACTGAGGGAAATCCTGGACATCCATGGCGTTTCCTTCCGGCAGATCGAAGGAACCGCCATCAGTTCGGTCGTTCCTTCCGTAGACCTGTCCCTGAAACGGGCAATCCTCCGCCTGACCGGAGCGGAACCGGTCAGCGTCGGGCCGGAAATGAAAACCGGAATCCGGATCGGCATCAGCTCGGAAGTGGTCGGCGCCGACCTGATCGTCGGCTGCGTCGCTGCGGCGGAGCTGTTTCACGGGCCGTGCATCATCATCGACATGGGGACTGCGACGACGTTCGTCGTCCTGGACGAGAACCGGGTCATGCTGGGCGGCGCGATCGCGCCGGGGGTCGGCATTTCGCTGGACGCCCTGACGAACCGCACGGCGCAGCTTCCCTCCATCAGCCTGGAAGCGCCCGCTCATTTTATTGGAAGCAGCACCACCGAATGCATGCGCTCCGGCCTGATCAACGGAACCGCATGCATGATAGACGGCATGTGCGCCCACATGGAAAAGGAACTGGGTAAAAAATGCCAGGCCGTGGCAACGGGAGGTCTCTCAAAGGAGATCATCGAGCAATGCGAACGGGAGATCGTATACAGCGATACGCTTTTATTGGAGGGCCTGCGGATCATCTACGAAAAGAACAAGCCCTAA
- a CDS encoding DUF378 domain-containing protein, protein MLDKIALILVIIGGLNWGSIGLFGFDIVSWIFGGQLTAGSRVVFIVVAVSALWCLRFLFRDEEEPTHHNA, encoded by the coding sequence TTTGATACTGGTTATTATCGGAGGATTGAACTGGGGTTCCATCGGACTTTTCGGGTTCGACATTGTCTCCTGGATCTTCGGCGGACAGCTGACGGCCGGCAGCCGCGTTGTTTTCATTGTGGTGGCCGTTTCCGCTCTCTGGTGTCTGAGGTTTCTGTTCCGCGATGAGGAGGAGCCCACTCATCACAACGCTTAG
- the feoB gene encoding ferrous iron transport protein B: MERTLRSAPVWALAGNPNCGKTTLFNRLTGSSATVGNWPGVTVEKKSGTAKWDSGSAHIVDLPGIYSLVPYTPEEALAGNFLREEKPDLILNVIDATCLERSLYLTTQLLELGIPVVAALSMTDALARRGGKVNCRLLSVLLGVPVVPICATRGTGTAALLKTAARTPDGPVRAARPIRPAPGVRDPDLESAQARYRRIHDIVSKTVSGAEVVHRVTERIDRIATDRYLSIPLFLLIVLAVFALTFGTVGNALVQVMGLLVDSASRTLGTFLEAAGVSFWVKDLILNGILAGVGAVLKFLPQIALLFLLLSFLEDSGYMARAAFIMDAPMRKIGLSGRSFVPLLMGFGCTVPAVMGTRILESEKDRRLTVLITPFMSCSAKMPVYSLFLGVFFAGRQPAAMFLIYLLGVLMGLLSAVFLKSTVLRGEPAPFLMELPDYRLPTPGNIRKHVGRRVRDFLRRAGTTVFLATVAIWLLQSISVDFHMTLDSSRSLLALAGHAVAPVFTLCGFGGWKQAVALLTGLVAKESIVGAYGVLCAGDPAAGLKVLFSPASACSYLIFILLYTPCSAALAAIRRESGLRLAVFSAFYQFATAWYASALFYQLALLFQRLHP, encoded by the coding sequence ATGGAACGGACGCTGAGGTCCGCACCGGTCTGGGCCCTGGCCGGGAACCCGAACTGCGGGAAAACGACGCTGTTCAACCGCCTGACCGGCTCCAGCGCCACGGTCGGCAACTGGCCGGGCGTCACGGTGGAAAAGAAGAGCGGCACCGCCAAATGGGACAGTGGGAGCGCTCATATCGTCGACCTGCCCGGGATCTATTCCCTTGTGCCCTACACGCCGGAGGAAGCGCTCGCGGGAAACTTTCTGCGCGAGGAAAAGCCGGATCTGATTCTGAATGTGATCGACGCCACCTGTCTGGAGCGGAGCCTGTACCTCACCACACAGCTGCTGGAGCTTGGAATTCCCGTCGTCGCGGCGCTCAGCATGACGGACGCGCTCGCCCGGCGCGGCGGCAAAGTGAACTGCCGCCTGCTTTCGGTCCTTCTCGGAGTCCCGGTCGTGCCGATCTGCGCGACCCGCGGGACCGGCACCGCCGCGCTGCTGAAAACAGCCGCCCGGACGCCGGACGGACCCGTGCGGGCGGCGCGGCCCATCCGGCCCGCCCCCGGAGTCCGGGACCCCGACCTCGAGTCGGCCCAGGCCCGTTACCGCCGGATTCATGACATTGTTTCAAAAACCGTCTCGGGCGCCGAAGTCGTCCACAGGGTTACCGAACGGATCGACCGGATCGCCACAGACCGGTACTTGTCCATTCCCCTTTTCCTGCTGATCGTCCTGGCGGTTTTCGCGCTGACCTTTGGCACCGTGGGAAATGCCCTAGTACAAGTTATGGGGCTTCTGGTCGACTCGGCGTCCCGGACATTGGGCACTTTTCTGGAAGCCGCCGGAGTCTCCTTCTGGGTGAAAGACCTGATTCTGAACGGAATTCTCGCCGGCGTGGGGGCGGTTCTGAAATTTCTGCCGCAGATCGCCCTCCTTTTCCTGCTGCTCTCTTTTCTGGAGGACAGCGGATACATGGCCCGCGCCGCCTTCATTATGGATGCGCCGATGAGAAAAATCGGGCTTTCCGGGCGCTCGTTCGTTCCCCTGCTAATGGGATTCGGATGCACGGTCCCGGCGGTCATGGGCACGCGGATTCTGGAAAGCGAAAAAGACAGGCGCCTGACCGTGCTGATTACCCCGTTTATGTCCTGCAGCGCGAAAATGCCGGTCTACTCCCTGTTCCTCGGCGTCTTTTTCGCGGGCCGCCAGCCGGCCGCCATGTTCCTGATCTACCTGCTCGGGGTCCTGATGGGGCTTCTCTCCGCCGTCTTCCTCAAAAGCACCGTGCTGCGCGGCGAACCCGCCCCGTTTCTGATGGAGCTGCCGGATTACCGTCTTCCGACGCCCGGCAATATCCGGAAGCACGTCGGCCGGCGGGTGCGGGATTTCCTCCGCCGCGCCGGAACGACCGTTTTTCTCGCGACCGTGGCGATCTGGCTTCTGCAGTCCATTTCGGTTGATTTTCACATGACTTTGGACAGTTCGCGCAGTCTTCTCGCGTTGGCGGGGCACGCCGTCGCGCCGGTTTTCACCCTGTGCGGCTTCGGGGGCTGGAAACAGGCCGTCGCGCTTCTGACCGGCCTTGTCGCGAAGGAATCGATCGTCGGGGCATACGGCGTTCTCTGTGCCGGCGACCCCGCCGCCGGGCTGAAAGTGCTGTTCAGCCCGGCGAGCGCCTGCTCCTACCTGATCTTCATCCTTCTCTACACCCCGTGCTCCGCGGCGCTCGCGGCGATCCGCCGGGAATCGGGCCTGCGCCTCGCCGTGTTCAGCGCGTTCTATCAATTCGCGACCGCCTGGTATGCCTCCGCGCTGTTTTATCAGCTCGCGCTGCTGTTCCAGAGACTGCACCCTTAG